A stretch of the Sulfurimonas sp. hsl 1-7 genome encodes the following:
- a CDS encoding AAA family ATPase: MISKIEEVKKEVAKVVVGQEKMIDSLLIALLCEGHILIEGVPGLAKTTTVNALSKALGLDFKRAQFTPDLLPSDILGAEIYDPQNNQFKIKKGPIFTNLLLADEINRAPAKVQSALLEVMQEKQVTIGDTSFKLDLPFFVMATQNPVEQEGVYQLPEAQLDRFMLKLIVGYNTKEEELEIARRISAGNFETIEAVLNKDEIAEIKQAIKNIHVDEEVEKYMIELISATRNPEEYGLEEIKDFIQFGASPRVSIDMFKAVKAMAFMRGKDYVTPVDVAYIVKELMRHRIVLTYEAEADGVTTDEIIQKVLEIVPIP, from the coding sequence ATGATAAGTAAGATTGAAGAAGTTAAAAAAGAGGTTGCAAAAGTTGTAGTGGGTCAAGAGAAAATGATCGACTCTCTTTTAATAGCACTTTTATGTGAAGGGCATATCCTAATAGAAGGTGTTCCCGGTCTTGCAAAGACAACAACCGTAAATGCACTGTCAAAAGCTTTAGGTTTAGACTTTAAACGTGCACAGTTTACCCCCGATCTATTACCGTCAGATATTTTAGGCGCTGAGATATATGATCCTCAAAACAATCAGTTTAAAATTAAAAAAGGTCCAATCTTTACAAACCTTTTACTTGCAGATGAGATCAACCGTGCACCTGCAAAAGTACAGTCGGCTCTACTTGAAGTGATGCAGGAAAAGCAGGTGACGATTGGCGATACATCTTTTAAACTCGATCTGCCGTTTTTCGTAATGGCTACACAAAACCCTGTTGAACAGGAGGGTGTTTACCAACTTCCAGAAGCGCAGTTAGACAGATTTATGCTAAAACTTATTGTTGGATACAACACAAAAGAGGAAGAGTTAGAGATAGCTAGACGTATATCAGCCGGAAACTTTGAGACTATCGAAGCGGTTTTAAATAAAGACGAGATTGCAGAAATTAAACAAGCTATCAAAAATATCCATGTGGATGAAGAGGTTGAGAAGTATATGATCGAGCTTATCTCAGCTACTAGAAATCCTGAAGAGTATGGACTTGAAGAGATTAAAGATTTTATCCAGTTCGGTGCATCTCCAAGGGTTAGTATCGATATGTTCAAAGCTGTAAAAGCGATGGCATTTATGCGCGGAAAAGATTACGTAACACCTGTAGATGTTGCTTACATCGTAAAAGAGTTGATGAGACACCGTATTGTTTTAACATATGAAGCGGAAGCTGACGGTGTAACAACGGATGAAATTATCCAAAAAGTTCTTGAGATAGTTCCTATTCCATAA
- a CDS encoding CsgG/HfaB family protein — MKKTLWGVAILAIFFSGCAQKVGISALEPAEVDRISQTKKVTVTYFQNDRVGLSDKVEAKLAGFRLDRKKYFTIVSRKDFNDIISEQKLQNSGLVDPKDAVKVGNIIGAQAIISGRVSTPTLQDSSFYEKRVKCADLKCKELVYYNVRCTKRVSSLSADMRIIDVAKGDIIYADTLTRSMTNKHCSDDSKVLPSRGMSGQSLANSIADAFTYKLTPHYRRFNVVLLEEPDIEYSDRDEKLLEVSLEYIEQGRYDKAEQLLTQLIDSTNQKSYVPFYNLGVIKEAQGKYKEAKEYYGYADNLMIEPIKEINTAIVRIDTLIEKRQRSMEQINR, encoded by the coding sequence ATGAAAAAAACGTTATGGGGTGTTGCGATATTAGCGATATTTTTTAGTGGGTGTGCACAAAAAGTTGGTATCTCTGCATTAGAGCCTGCAGAGGTTGATAGAATTTCACAAACAAAAAAAGTGACAGTAACATATTTTCAAAACGATAGAGTAGGCCTTTCTGACAAAGTTGAAGCAAAACTAGCGGGTTTTAGACTTGATAGAAAAAAATATTTTACTATAGTCAGCAGAAAAGATTTTAACGATATTATTAGTGAACAAAAACTGCAAAACAGCGGCTTGGTAGATCCAAAGGATGCAGTAAAAGTTGGAAATATTATTGGAGCCCAGGCAATTATATCGGGTAGAGTGAGCACTCCGACACTTCAAGATAGTAGTTTTTATGAAAAACGTGTGAAATGTGCAGATCTAAAGTGTAAAGAGCTTGTTTATTACAATGTACGTTGTACAAAAAGGGTATCAAGTCTTTCTGCCGATATGAGAATTATTGATGTTGCAAAAGGGGATATCATCTATGCAGATACGTTAACTAGATCGATGACAAACAAACACTGTAGTGATGACTCGAAAGTATTGCCGTCAAGAGGGATGTCCGGACAATCGTTGGCAAATTCTATAGCTGATGCATTTACATATAAATTAACCCCTCATTATAGACGTTTTAACGTGGTATTGTTAGAGGAGCCTGATATAGAATACAGTGATAGAGATGAAAAACTTTTAGAGGTCTCTTTAGAGTATATCGAGCAAGGAAGATATGATAAAGCGGAACAGCTTTTAACACAGCTTATAGACTCGACAAATCAAAAAAGTTATGTCCCTTTTTATAACTTAGGCGTTATAAAAGAAGCACAAGGAAAATACAAAGAGGCAAAAGAGTATTACGGTTATGCGGATAACTTGATGATTGAGCCTATTAAAGAGATCAACACGGCAATTGTCAGAATAGATACTTTAATAGAAAAACGTCAACGTTCAATGGAGCAAATAAACAGATGA
- a CDS encoding LPP20 family lipoprotein yields MRILYFLPLILIFLLSGCGATKEPQVLIKQELPGWYQNPPLSNSATLYAIGEGKNKEEAIANALNYMASTLSISISSSYNAKTTVREGSVNSHEGVYKSDISSDVKKIRISNYEVIQAKSLGFRKYAVLIKSDKQKLFGSLKHEIDQTIALAKANEKNLGDDALGKYLFYKKLQKELENLPHTLVVMKELDNRFNSEVYLQTLNSVNKKYRYYQSNISFSVVSNIANLKAPIAKALSKRNFKVNTASSKMHYKIAINTSVTKANAYGFTLARAELRIVTSNYKGANVASNVFHLVGQSSQGYDVAIQDLVRQLNDKIQKDGIDKVLNINI; encoded by the coding sequence ATGAGAATCCTCTATTTCCTTCCTTTAATTTTAATTTTTCTCCTTAGCGGATGTGGTGCAACAAAAGAGCCTCAGGTCCTCATAAAACAAGAGCTCCCGGGATGGTATCAAAACCCACCTCTTTCAAACAGCGCAACACTATATGCGATAGGTGAAGGGAAAAATAAAGAAGAAGCGATAGCAAATGCTTTAAACTATATGGCTTCAACTTTAAGCATTTCGATCTCTTCAAGCTATAATGCAAAAACAACAGTAAGAGAGGGGAGTGTTAACTCTCATGAGGGTGTTTACAAATCCGATATATCTTCAGATGTAAAAAAGATAAGAATCAGTAACTATGAAGTGATTCAGGCAAAAAGTTTAGGTTTTAGAAAATATGCAGTTTTAATTAAATCAGATAAGCAAAAACTATTTGGAAGTTTAAAACATGAGATAGATCAAACGATTGCACTCGCTAAGGCAAATGAAAAAAACTTGGGTGATGATGCTCTTGGAAAGTATCTGTTTTACAAAAAACTACAAAAAGAGTTAGAAAATTTACCACATACTTTAGTTGTGATGAAAGAGTTAGATAACCGTTTTAATTCGGAAGTTTATTTACAAACACTCAATAGCGTAAATAAAAAATACAGATATTATCAGTCAAATATTAGTTTTTCGGTAGTATCAAATATAGCAAACTTAAAAGCACCAATAGCAAAAGCACTAAGTAAAAGAAATTTTAAAGTGAATACCGCAAGTTCAAAGATGCACTATAAAATTGCTATAAATACTTCAGTAACGAAGGCAAATGCTTATGGATTTACTTTAGCTAGGGCAGAACTTCGTATTGTAACAAGCAACTATAAAGGTGCAAATGTTGCATCAAATGTCTTTCATTTAGTGGGACAGTCTTCACAGGGATATGATGTTGCAATTCAGGATTTAGTAAGACAATTGAATGATAAAATTCAAAAAGATGGAATTGATAAAGTATTAAATATCAATATTTAG
- a CDS encoding DUF58 domain-containing protein has product MSKLQKILVKARRQVFSEMVGNNPSIFQGEGYDFIELREYMAGDDIRHIDWNITAKMQRPYIKIFREERELNVVVATMLNGSIHFGSKRFKQDVIAELVALLSFSVIKNGDLLTNYNFSDRLISHLKPSKKVFQVHRAVEEILEFDPLNQKADYDNLAQTLFKRIKRKSLIIVIGDFFEIPDFRVLAKKHEVVAVIVRDHLEEKPPEMGFASLVDPESGAVLEGDFNKASVNEYAKRVHAHDRKLYEALRKQQIRFTKIYTDDSVGVALRRVFEGR; this is encoded by the coding sequence TTGTCTAAACTACAAAAGATCTTAGTAAAAGCTCGTCGTCAAGTGTTTTCGGAGATGGTTGGAAACAATCCCTCTATCTTTCAAGGGGAGGGGTATGACTTTATAGAGCTGCGAGAGTATATGGCCGGAGATGATATTCGTCATATAGACTGGAATATCACTGCTAAGATGCAGCGTCCTTATATCAAGATCTTTCGCGAAGAGAGGGAACTTAATGTTGTCGTTGCAACGATGCTCAACGGAAGTATCCATTTCGGTTCAAAACGCTTTAAACAAGATGTGATCGCAGAACTTGTAGCACTGCTGAGTTTCTCTGTAATTAAAAACGGCGATCTCTTAACCAACTATAACTTTAGCGATAGATTAATCTCCCATCTTAAACCGAGTAAAAAAGTGTTTCAGGTGCATCGTGCAGTTGAAGAGATCTTGGAGTTTGACCCTTTAAATCAAAAAGCGGATTATGATAATCTTGCCCAGACCCTATTTAAACGGATAAAAAGAAAATCTTTGATTATTGTGATCGGAGATTTTTTTGAGATTCCCGATTTTCGAGTTCTAGCTAAAAAACATGAAGTGGTAGCAGTTATTGTACGTGATCATTTAGAGGAGAAACCGCCTGAAATGGGATTTGCCTCTTTGGTGGATCCAGAAAGCGGAGCGGTGCTTGAGGGTGACTTTAATAAAGCAAGTGTAAATGAGTATGCAAAAAGAGTGCATGCTCACGACAGAAAGCTGTATGAAGCACTGAGAAAACAACAGATTCGTTTTACAAAGATCTATACAGATGACAGTGTGGGTGTAGCACTCAGACGTGTTTTTGAGGGGAGATAG